The proteins below come from a single Elusimicrobiota bacterium genomic window:
- a CDS encoding Ni/Fe hydrogenase subunit alpha — protein MADKTIVIHPVTRVEGHAKITLMLGNDGKVADARFHVEEFRGFEKFCEGRHFTEMPIITPRICGICPVSHAVASAKACEDIMAVEVPPTATLLRRLMHLGQMFSSHALSFFHLSSPDFLLGWDADPTTRNIMHIAEKFPDVARRGIRLRKFGQELSSRLSGKKIHNGAIVPGGVTQALTEENRLALLAWIPEAMESVRVALALYKKYWEANRKEMEAFARFDTLYLGTVLPDGTHELYDGKLRWVDAVGNIVADQVDPARFAEFIAERPLEYSYLKAPYFKPLGYPGGIYRVGPLARLNAATRMPTPHAQKEFLDFRSIAGGRPVSGSFAFHHARIIEMMSSVELVEMILNDPRVMSTEIRSEAGRNRSEGVGCSEAPRGTLFHHYKVDPNGILTSVNLLIATGQNNPSMNQAVLEVAKTYVNGADVKEGALNRVEGAIRCYDPCLSCSTHAVGSMPLLLEITDPKGNVLKQIKR, from the coding sequence ATGGCTGACAAGACAATTGTGATTCATCCCGTGACCCGCGTGGAAGGCCACGCCAAAATCACGTTGATGTTAGGAAATGACGGGAAAGTGGCGGACGCTCGGTTTCATGTGGAAGAGTTCCGCGGGTTTGAAAAGTTTTGTGAAGGAAGGCACTTCACGGAAATGCCCATCATCACACCACGGATTTGTGGAATTTGTCCCGTGAGCCACGCGGTGGCCAGCGCCAAGGCCTGCGAAGATATTATGGCGGTGGAGGTCCCTCCCACGGCGACACTTCTGCGCCGACTCATGCACTTGGGCCAGATGTTCAGTTCTCACGCGCTCAGCTTTTTCCATTTGTCGTCGCCGGATTTCCTTTTGGGTTGGGACGCGGACCCCACGACGCGCAATATCATGCATATCGCCGAAAAATTTCCGGACGTGGCACGCCGGGGGATCCGGCTTCGTAAATTCGGGCAGGAACTCTCCTCCCGGTTGTCGGGGAAAAAGATCCACAACGGAGCCATTGTTCCTGGGGGCGTGACCCAGGCCCTGACCGAAGAAAACCGACTGGCGCTTTTGGCCTGGATTCCGGAAGCCATGGAAAGCGTTCGAGTGGCTTTGGCGCTCTACAAAAAATATTGGGAGGCCAACCGGAAAGAAATGGAGGCCTTCGCCCGGTTCGACACTCTTTACTTAGGCACGGTTCTTCCGGACGGGACCCACGAACTTTATGATGGAAAACTTCGGTGGGTGGACGCTGTGGGCAACATCGTGGCGGATCAGGTGGATCCGGCCCGTTTCGCGGAATTTATTGCGGAACGGCCGTTGGAATATTCCTATTTAAAAGCGCCCTACTTTAAACCCTTGGGATACCCCGGCGGGATCTATCGCGTGGGGCCCCTGGCCCGGTTGAACGCGGCGACCCGCATGCCGACCCCGCACGCGCAAAAAGAATTTTTAGATTTCCGTTCCATTGCGGGTGGTCGGCCGGTCTCTGGGTCTTTCGCTTTCCATCACGCGCGGATCATCGAAATGATGAGTTCCGTTGAACTGGTCGAGATGATTTTGAATGATCCCCGGGTGATGTCCACAGAGATCCGCTCCGAAGCGGGCCGAAACCGGTCCGAAGGGGTGGGGTGTTCAGAAGCTCCCCGGGGAACCCTCTTCCACCACTACAAGGTGGACCCCAACGGGATCCTCACCAGCGTCAATTTGCTGATCGCCACGGGACAAAATAACCCGTCCATGAACCAAGCTGTTTTGGAAGTGGCCAAAACCTACGTGAACGGCGCCGATGTGAAGGAGGGCGCCCTGAACCGTGTGGAAGGTGCCATCCGTTGTTACGACCCCTGTCTCTCCTGTTCCACCCACGCCGTAGGCTCCATGCCTCTCCTCCTCGAAATCACGGACCCCAAAGGCAACGTCCTTAAACAAATCAAGCGGTAA
- a CDS encoding NADP oxidoreductase, which translates to MKKRVATVWLGGCSGCHMSLLDIDEGLLELAPLMALVKSPLVDTKEFPEGVDVAVVEGCVSTDQDRAQILKIRERSKVVVALGDCAVTGNVTALRNLLGPAAMLDHAYNKIVTNDGQGAMPTVDIPTLLPRACPLASYVKVDVHVPGCPPAPELIFAALKALLEGQPLVIPPGALKNG; encoded by the coding sequence ATGAAAAAACGCGTCGCTACCGTTTGGCTGGGTGGGTGTTCCGGTTGTCATATGTCTCTTTTGGATATTGACGAAGGACTTTTAGAATTAGCGCCCCTCATGGCGCTGGTGAAAAGCCCCCTTGTGGACACGAAAGAGTTTCCGGAAGGCGTCGACGTGGCGGTGGTGGAAGGATGTGTGTCGACAGATCAAGACAGGGCGCAAATCCTGAAAATCAGGGAACGTTCTAAGGTTGTGGTGGCGCTGGGAGATTGTGCTGTCACAGGAAACGTGACGGCCCTTCGGAACCTTTTGGGCCCCGCGGCCATGTTGGATCACGCCTACAATAAAATCGTGACGAACGATGGACAGGGGGCGATGCCGACGGTGGACATTCCGACCCTTCTTCCGCGCGCCTGTCCCTTGGCCAGTTACGTGAAGGTGGATGTACATGTGCCGGGGTGCCCGCCCGCTCCTGAGTTGATCTTTGCCGCACTGAAGGCGTTACTGGAGGGCCAGCCGTTGGTCATTCCCCCGGGGGCTTTAAAAAATGGCTGA
- the hoxU gene encoding bidirectional hydrogenase complex protein HoxU: MSFTITIDGREVSAEPKETLLDVCRREKVFLPTLCAVDGLTEVGACRLCLLEIEGTTKLLPACTTPAMPYQKVRTSSDQLSTYRRMILELFFSERNHMCGVCVANNHCELQTLAVKTGIDHFRYPFLQPAVGVDASHKDFILDQNRCILCTRCVRVCDEIETAHVWDIMGRGVQSRLFADFNRPWAESTDCTSCGKCVQLCPTGALWKKGAVPGELKKDPSVAGTLAARREKRP; this comes from the coding sequence ATGAGTTTTACTATTACAATTGACGGTCGTGAAGTTTCGGCCGAACCCAAAGAGACCTTGTTGGATGTTTGCCGCCGCGAAAAAGTATTTCTCCCTACCCTTTGCGCTGTGGACGGTTTGACGGAAGTGGGAGCCTGCCGGTTGTGCCTGTTGGAGATTGAAGGAACAACGAAATTGCTCCCCGCCTGTACGACACCCGCGATGCCCTATCAAAAAGTTCGTACCAGTTCAGATCAATTGAGCACCTACCGCCGAATGATTTTGGAACTCTTTTTTTCCGAACGGAACCACATGTGCGGTGTGTGTGTGGCCAATAACCACTGCGAACTTCAGACGCTGGCGGTAAAAACAGGGATCGACCATTTTCGCTATCCGTTCTTGCAACCGGCGGTGGGGGTGGACGCGTCCCACAAAGATTTTATTTTAGATCAGAACCGGTGCATCCTGTGCACGCGCTGTGTGCGCGTGTGCGACGAAATTGAAACGGCTCATGTGTGGGACATCATGGGGCGAGGGGTTCAAAGTCGGTTGTTTGCGGACTTTAATCGTCCCTGGGCCGAATCCACTGATTGCACGAGTTGTGGAAAATGTGTTCAGTTGTGCCCTACAGGCGCTCTCTGGAAAAAAGGGGCTGTTCCGGGAGAATTAAAAAAAGATCCTAGCGTGGCTGGAACGTTAGCCGCGCGACGAGAAAAACGCCCATGA
- a CDS encoding SLBB domain-containing protein, translating to MGQRRRLLVCAGAGCFSCGSGETLSTLQKLVKERGLETQVEVVPSGCMGACQKGPLVQLANDDILLQGISAAEAGAVLEQITGGKAVSPKHKLYSPREPDAPDAHFFQKQQKIVLENCGRINPESIEEYIAVGGYRALHTLLSEMTPEAVVAEMKKSGLRGRGGAGYPTGLKWETVAKMVNNQKYVICNADEGDPGAFMDRSVLEGDPHRVLEGMAIAGYAVGANKGFLYVRAEYPLAIKRLEQAIKTARREGLLGREIFRTSFSFDVEIRIGAGAFVCGEETALIASIEGRRGQPRPRPPYPAESGLWEKPTLINNVETFANIAPILAKGGEWFSKIGTQKNSGTKVFALAGKIRNTGLIEVPMGITLREIIFDIGGGIPAGRRFKAVQTGGPSGGCIPEAHLDTRVDYESLQVLGSIMGSGGFIVMDDTSCMVDVARFFMEFCMDESCGKCVPCRVGTKHMHDLLDKICAGRAVPGDLDLLEELAPMVKATSLCGLGMTAPNPLLSTLRYFRDEYTAHIRDHQCPAGVCHMDSVGAVR from the coding sequence ATGGGGCAGAGGCGCCGTCTCCTGGTGTGCGCTGGGGCCGGGTGTTTTTCCTGCGGAAGCGGGGAAACCCTTTCCACGTTGCAAAAGCTGGTAAAAGAGCGCGGTTTGGAAACCCAAGTGGAGGTGGTCCCCTCCGGTTGTATGGGGGCCTGTCAGAAAGGGCCTTTGGTCCAGCTCGCCAACGACGATATTTTGTTGCAGGGGATTTCCGCCGCGGAGGCGGGGGCTGTACTCGAACAAATCACGGGTGGGAAGGCCGTTTCACCCAAGCATAAACTCTATTCCCCCCGGGAACCTGACGCCCCCGACGCTCACTTTTTCCAAAAACAACAGAAGATCGTCTTGGAGAATTGTGGTCGCATCAATCCGGAGAGCATAGAGGAATATATTGCCGTCGGCGGGTATCGGGCGCTTCACACCCTGTTGAGTGAAATGACGCCGGAAGCCGTGGTGGCGGAAATGAAGAAGTCCGGTCTTCGCGGACGTGGCGGAGCAGGTTATCCCACCGGTCTCAAGTGGGAGACTGTGGCCAAGATGGTCAACAACCAAAAATACGTGATTTGTAATGCCGATGAAGGCGATCCCGGTGCGTTTATGGACCGGAGTGTTTTAGAAGGGGACCCCCATCGGGTTTTGGAGGGGATGGCGATCGCGGGCTACGCGGTAGGGGCCAACAAGGGCTTTCTCTACGTGCGCGCTGAATACCCGTTGGCCATCAAACGCTTGGAACAGGCGATCAAAACGGCACGGCGGGAAGGACTGTTGGGCCGTGAAATATTTCGAACCAGTTTTTCGTTTGACGTGGAAATTCGGATCGGAGCGGGGGCGTTCGTTTGTGGGGAGGAAACGGCCCTGATCGCTTCCATCGAAGGGCGGCGCGGGCAACCGCGGCCTCGGCCCCCCTATCCCGCGGAATCGGGCCTCTGGGAAAAACCCACTCTCATCAATAACGTGGAAACCTTTGCCAACATCGCTCCGATCCTCGCCAAAGGCGGCGAATGGTTTTCGAAGATAGGGACCCAAAAAAATTCCGGAACGAAAGTTTTTGCGTTGGCGGGGAAAATCCGAAACACCGGGTTGATCGAAGTCCCCATGGGGATCACGCTCCGGGAAATCATTTTTGATATTGGGGGCGGTATTCCCGCAGGAAGGCGTTTCAAGGCTGTCCAGACCGGTGGTCCTTCCGGTGGGTGCATCCCCGAAGCGCACTTGGACACCCGGGTGGACTACGAATCTCTCCAGGTTTTGGGCTCCATTATGGGATCGGGTGGGTTCATCGTTATGGACGATACGTCCTGCATGGTGGACGTGGCCCGGTTCTTTATGGAATTTTGCATGGACGAAAGTTGTGGCAAATGTGTCCCGTGTCGCGTGGGGACCAAACATATGCACGACCTGCTGGATAAAATTTGCGCGGGACGCGCGGTTCCCGGGGATCTCGATCTGTTGGAAGAGTTGGCCCCCATGGTGAAAGCCACAAGTCTTTGTGGGCTCGGAATGACCGCCCCCAATCCTCTCCTTTCAACGTTGCGGTATTTCCGAGATGAATACACGGCCCACATCCGAGACCATCAATGTCCCGCGGGTGTCTGTCACATGGACAGTGTGGGAGCGGTCCGATGA
- a CDS encoding NAD(P)H-dependent oxidoreductase subunit E, producing MSGPVTPDDPRVKRVAREMKLYDRRPDALIQILHIVQEIFGYLPEPVLRMVAKELRVPASRVYGVSTFYHYFSLKARGDHQCLVCMGTACYVKGAGKILDQLQKTFGLKPGDVTPDGKLGLAQARCLGACGLAPAVVYDEEILARVDPSTISGAVQEKLRGS from the coding sequence ATGAGCGGTCCAGTTACGCCTGACGATCCCCGGGTCAAACGTGTGGCACGGGAGATGAAACTTTACGATCGGCGCCCCGACGCGCTGATCCAAATCCTTCATATTGTTCAAGAAATATTTGGGTATTTGCCCGAGCCCGTGTTGCGGATGGTGGCCAAAGAGTTGCGCGTGCCCGCCAGCCGTGTGTATGGGGTGTCAACCTTCTACCATTACTTCTCCCTGAAAGCTCGTGGGGATCACCAGTGTCTGGTCTGTATGGGGACGGCGTGTTACGTGAAGGGTGCCGGAAAAATTTTGGATCAGTTGCAAAAAACGTTTGGTTTAAAACCTGGGGACGTCACTCCCGACGGAAAATTGGGGTTGGCCCAAGCCCGATGTTTGGGAGCGTGCGGCCTCGCGCCAGCGGTCGTCTATGATGAGGAAATTTTAGCGCGGGTGGACCCCTCGACCATTTCTGGAGCGGTTCAGGAGAAACTCCGTGGATCTTGA
- the ppsA gene encoding phosphoenolpyruvate synthase — protein MSWVVDFRDVSLNDIPRVGGKNASLGEMIRELSREGIRVPPGFATTAEAYGKFLDQNRLRDPIRRILLAHKTKNKSLATTGASLRKLILQGVLPSDVEFEIRSAYQRLCRDAGQPRLGVAVRSSATAEDLPNASFAGQHESYLNVKGEAALVDAVRRCYASLFTDRAIRYREENGYDHQRVALSVGVQQMVRADKAGAGVLFSLHTDTGFPRVVVITAAWGLGENVVQGRVTPDEHVVFKPFLGTPDVCPILTSRLGVKDIKMVYVAGGATKNVPTSRSERLRFVLSEKELLTLAQWAVTVEKHYGKPMDMEWAKDGARGALYLVQARPETFQSRKKEGTLRAYRLKKRVPPLVEGLAVGDAIAVGPAQIIKRTADIKKFKPGHLLVTGNTDPDWVPVMKKAVGIITDRGGRTSHAAIVSREMGIPAIVGTGRATKAILNGQVVTLSCAEGDRGRVYPGRLDFEEVDIPLEKLPTPPVPLMLNIASPAAAFQWWRLPVQGIGLARLEFIINDVIRVHPMALVHPQRVKNPAVRREIARLTRGYKHPTDYFVERLASGVAQIAASQHPHPVIVRFSDFKTNEYANLLGGKEFEPQEENPMIGWRGASRYYHPDYREGFALECRAIKEVREKKGFTNVVVMVPFCRTVEEADQVLAQLASNGLTRGAHGLEVYVMCEIPSNVILAEAFADRFDGFSIGSNDLTQLTLGVDRDSGTLAPLFNERNPAVTRLIEDIIRRAHAKGRKVGICGQAPSDHPEFAAFLVRSGIDTISLNPDSVIGVIKSLAGSVSTGAETAPGRPPDGL, from the coding sequence ATGTCCTGGGTAGTGGATTTCCGCGATGTGAGCCTCAACGATATTCCCCGCGTGGGCGGGAAGAACGCGTCTTTGGGCGAGATGATTCGGGAATTGTCCCGGGAGGGGATTCGTGTCCCGCCCGGCTTCGCCACCACCGCTGAAGCCTACGGTAAGTTTTTGGATCAGAACCGATTGCGGGACCCGATCCGCCGTATTCTCCTGGCCCACAAAACCAAAAACAAAAGCCTGGCCACCACAGGGGCTTCTCTTCGGAAATTGATCCTCCAAGGGGTTCTCCCTTCTGACGTAGAATTCGAAATCCGTTCCGCCTACCAACGCCTCTGCCGTGACGCGGGTCAGCCTCGCCTGGGGGTCGCCGTGCGGTCCAGCGCGACGGCGGAAGATTTGCCCAACGCCAGTTTTGCGGGGCAACACGAAAGTTACCTGAACGTGAAAGGCGAAGCCGCTCTCGTGGACGCGGTGCGCCGTTGCTACGCCAGCCTTTTTACCGATCGGGCCATCCGCTATCGGGAAGAGAATGGGTATGACCATCAGCGGGTTGCGCTCTCGGTGGGCGTTCAGCAAATGGTGCGGGCCGATAAAGCGGGGGCTGGTGTTCTTTTTTCCCTTCACACGGACACGGGGTTTCCACGTGTGGTGGTGATCACCGCCGCCTGGGGGCTGGGGGAAAATGTGGTCCAGGGGCGGGTCACGCCGGACGAGCATGTGGTTTTTAAACCGTTTCTTGGCACGCCCGACGTTTGCCCGATCCTCACCTCGCGCCTGGGGGTGAAGGACATCAAAATGGTTTACGTGGCCGGCGGCGCCACAAAAAACGTGCCGACCTCTCGAAGCGAACGTCTCCGGTTTGTCCTATCGGAAAAAGAGCTCCTGACCTTGGCCCAATGGGCGGTCACGGTCGAAAAACATTACGGAAAACCCATGGATATGGAGTGGGCAAAGGACGGCGCACGGGGGGCGTTGTATCTTGTCCAGGCCCGGCCTGAAACGTTCCAGAGCCGGAAAAAAGAGGGGACCTTACGGGCCTACCGCCTGAAAAAGCGCGTGCCACCGTTGGTGGAAGGCTTAGCGGTGGGGGACGCCATTGCTGTCGGGCCCGCCCAAATCATCAAGCGAACAGCGGATATTAAAAAATTCAAACCAGGTCACCTATTGGTGACAGGCAACACGGACCCGGACTGGGTGCCGGTCATGAAAAAAGCGGTTGGCATCATTACCGACCGCGGTGGCCGCACGTCCCACGCGGCCATCGTGAGTCGGGAGATGGGGATCCCCGCCATTGTGGGAACCGGACGAGCGACGAAAGCCATTCTCAATGGTCAAGTCGTGACGCTGTCCTGTGCCGAGGGCGATCGCGGGCGGGTGTATCCCGGCCGCCTGGACTTTGAAGAAGTGGATATCCCCCTGGAAAAGTTGCCCACCCCTCCTGTTCCTCTGATGCTCAACATCGCCAGCCCAGCGGCGGCGTTCCAATGGTGGCGTCTCCCGGTCCAAGGGATTGGACTCGCGCGGCTGGAATTTATCATCAATGATGTCATTCGCGTGCACCCCATGGCTCTCGTTCATCCCCAGCGGGTTAAAAATCCCGCTGTTCGTCGGGAGATCGCTCGGCTGACCCGGGGGTATAAACATCCCACGGATTATTTCGTGGAGCGGTTGGCTTCGGGTGTGGCCCAAATCGCCGCGTCCCAGCATCCCCATCCTGTGATTGTGCGATTCTCCGATTTTAAAACGAACGAGTATGCCAACCTCTTGGGGGGGAAAGAATTCGAACCCCAAGAGGAGAACCCGATGATCGGTTGGCGTGGCGCCTCGCGTTACTACCATCCGGACTATCGGGAAGGTTTTGCCCTGGAATGCCGCGCGATTAAGGAAGTGCGAGAAAAGAAGGGGTTCACCAACGTGGTGGTCATGGTCCCTTTTTGTCGGACCGTTGAGGAGGCGGACCAGGTGTTGGCCCAACTGGCGTCCAACGGCTTGACGCGCGGGGCGCACGGGCTGGAAGTTTACGTGATGTGTGAAATACCGTCTAACGTGATCCTTGCGGAGGCGTTCGCTGACCGATTCGACGGGTTTTCCATCGGGTCTAACGACCTCACCCAATTGACTTTAGGGGTGGATCGGGATTCCGGAACGTTGGCCCCCCTGTTTAACGAACGAAATCCTGCCGTCACGCGTTTGATCGAGGACATCATCCGGCGGGCCCACGCCAAGGGAAGAAAGGTGGGCATTTGTGGGCAGGCCCCCTCGGACCATCCGGAATTTGCCGCGTTCCTCGTTCGGTCCGGGATCGATACGATTTCGCTCAACCCCGACAGCGTCATCGGTGTCATCAAAAGTCTCGCCGGATCAGTGTCCACGGGCGCGGAAACCGCGCCGGGGAGGCCCCCTGATGGACTCTAA
- a CDS encoding Crp/Fnr family transcriptional regulator, which produces MDAIVENREATRVGNSNMYNRGMSTCAENPVHCEACPTRLEGVFSRLTRDRLRVLDRCKTDNCYRKGQVIFYEGHPALGVYCVYEGQLKLSKSGSQGRPQIIGIAKEGSLVGHRAVLTEKPHSFSAEVLGDTRICFVDRKTFLSMMVENPLVAEALLKRMALELDEVEDRLMDMVEKPVLVRLARLLLTLGNTYGRPAPKGTKIALSLTREEMAEMIGTTQETTIRLLSQLRQWGLVRLDPKSITLLDPTKLMRQAETSFQRP; this is translated from the coding sequence ATGGACGCTATTGTAGAAAATCGTGAAGCCACGCGAGTGGGGAACTCCAATATGTATAATAGAGGCATGTCCACCTGCGCGGAAAATCCCGTTCATTGTGAGGCCTGTCCGACCCGGTTGGAGGGGGTGTTTTCCCGTCTGACCCGGGATCGTCTTCGGGTATTGGACCGATGCAAAACCGACAATTGTTACCGAAAAGGCCAAGTGATCTTCTACGAAGGACACCCGGCCCTAGGGGTCTATTGCGTGTATGAAGGACAACTCAAATTGTCGAAATCGGGAAGCCAAGGGCGTCCCCAAATTATTGGCATTGCGAAAGAAGGGTCGTTGGTGGGCCATCGGGCGGTCTTGACGGAGAAACCCCACAGTTTTTCGGCTGAAGTTTTAGGGGACACCCGAATTTGTTTTGTGGATCGGAAAACGTTTCTTTCCATGATGGTTGAAAACCCTCTGGTGGCGGAAGCTCTCCTCAAACGGATGGCGCTGGAACTGGACGAAGTGGAAGACCGCCTGATGGACATGGTGGAAAAACCGGTTCTCGTACGGTTGGCTCGGCTTCTCCTCACGTTAGGAAACACGTACGGACGGCCCGCTCCCAAAGGAACAAAAATCGCCCTGTCGCTTACCCGGGAAGAAATGGCCGAAATGATCGGGACCACCCAAGAAACCACCATCCGTCTGCTCAGTCAATTACGTCAATGGGGTTTGGTTCGTCTCGACCCAAAGTCGATCACTCTTCTGGATCCCACCAAGCTGATGCGTCAGGCTGAAACGTCGTTTCAACGCCCCTGA
- the purE gene encoding 5-(carboxyamino)imidazole ribonucleotide mutase — protein MKNPLVAVIMGSKSDWETMQHAAAVLKDFGVSHECRVVSAHRTPAWMATFAAQAESQGLEVIIAGAGGAAHLPGMVAAQTTLPVLGVPVESRALKGLDSLLSIAQMPAGIPVGTLAIGKAGATNAGLLAVAILANKRADLRKKLTAFRSRQTKRVLKDTLPKT, from the coding sequence ATGAAAAATCCCCTCGTGGCTGTCATCATGGGTTCGAAGAGTGATTGGGAAACAATGCAACACGCCGCGGCGGTGCTTAAGGACTTTGGCGTGTCGCACGAATGCCGAGTGGTTTCGGCCCACCGAACCCCCGCCTGGATGGCCACGTTCGCTGCCCAAGCGGAGTCCCAAGGATTGGAAGTCATTATTGCCGGAGCGGGAGGGGCGGCTCATCTTCCGGGAATGGTCGCGGCCCAAACCACCTTGCCTGTTTTGGGTGTCCCGGTGGAAAGCCGCGCCTTGAAAGGTCTCGATTCCTTGCTTTCCATCGCCCAGATGCCCGCGGGAATCCCTGTGGGGACCTTGGCCATCGGGAAAGCAGGGGCCACGAACGCCGGTCTTCTGGCCGTGGCAATATTGGCCAACAAACGGGCGGACCTTCGTAAAAAACTTACCGCGTTTCGATCTCGACAAACCAAACGGGTGTTAAAAGACACCTTACCGAAAACGTGA
- a CDS encoding 5-(carboxyamino)imidazole ribonucleotide synthase, whose protein sequence is MTTLIPPGSAVGVLGSGQLGRMFAIAARRMGYRVHTYSEESDTPTGQVSDVEIAAPYEDLDAVRAFAKNVSVVTFEFENVPAACVQAAEEFVPVRPNGNALFISQHRLREKTFLSKNGFPVTAFREIKSLEELTAGLQAFGVPAILKTAGFGYDGKGQRMIRKMEEAAEAFASFQGVPTVLEAFVDFSCELSVVAARALNGATADWGAVENTHVNHILDVSVSPPLSVPPKLANEAAAMAHDVLKALDVVGVMCVEFFLTNSGRLIINELAPRPHNSGHLTFDATVTSQFEQQLRAICGLPLGATDRFAPAAMANLLGDLWAAGTPVWERALVFPDVKLHLYGKTEPRPGRKMGHLTALARTSEEAAQLVRQARRALSPA, encoded by the coding sequence GTGACGACATTGATCCCACCCGGGTCAGCGGTCGGTGTTCTCGGATCGGGCCAGTTGGGTCGGATGTTTGCGATCGCGGCCCGACGCATGGGATACCGCGTTCACACGTATTCGGAAGAATCCGACACCCCCACCGGCCAAGTGTCTGACGTTGAAATCGCCGCTCCTTACGAGGATTTGGACGCCGTCCGGGCCTTCGCTAAGAACGTTTCGGTGGTGACTTTTGAATTCGAGAATGTCCCCGCGGCCTGCGTGCAAGCGGCGGAAGAATTTGTCCCCGTGCGCCCGAACGGGAATGCCCTTTTTATCTCACAACATCGCCTTCGTGAGAAAACATTTCTTTCTAAAAATGGTTTCCCCGTGACCGCCTTCCGTGAGATCAAATCTCTTGAGGAATTGACCGCGGGTCTTCAGGCCTTTGGTGTGCCCGCCATTTTAAAAACCGCGGGGTTTGGCTACGACGGGAAGGGGCAACGAATGATCCGAAAAATGGAAGAGGCCGCAGAAGCCTTCGCCAGTTTTCAAGGGGTTCCCACTGTCTTGGAAGCTTTTGTGGATTTCAGCTGTGAGCTGTCCGTGGTGGCCGCCCGGGCCTTGAATGGAGCCACTGCCGATTGGGGCGCTGTCGAAAACACCCACGTCAACCACATTTTAGACGTCTCTGTTTCCCCCCCCCTTTCCGTTCCCCCGAAACTGGCGAACGAAGCCGCCGCCATGGCCCATGACGTTTTGAAGGCGTTGGACGTGGTGGGGGTGATGTGTGTGGAGTTTTTTTTAACGAATTCCGGGCGGCTGATCATTAACGAGCTGGCCCCGCGACCGCACAATTCGGGCCATCTCACCTTTGACGCCACGGTCACCAGCCAGTTCGAACAGCAATTGCGAGCCATCTGTGGCCTGCCCTTGGGCGCCACCGATCGGTTCGCCCCCGCGGCCATGGCAAACCTTCTGGGCGACCTCTGGGCCGCCGGAACCCCCGTTTGGGAACGGGCCCTGGTGTTTCCGGATGTCAAACTTCATCTGTATGGAAAAACCGAACCCCGCCCGGGCCGAAAGATGGGCCACCTCACAGCTCTCGCCCGAACGTCCGAAGAAGCCGCGCAATTGGTACGCCAAGCGCGACGGGCCCTTTCTCCAGCCTAA